A window of Chelmon rostratus isolate fCheRos1 chromosome 18, fCheRos1.pri, whole genome shotgun sequence genomic DNA:
GTGGCTGCTAACCTCAGAGCTGGAATACACTCTATTGATCCACTCTGGAGGGGCTCGCATCTCGGGGTCCCAGCTCACCACCACCCCGATCATATTGTTATTCCTCTCCTTCACCACCTCTCCAACCCGCAGAAACACATACGGAGGACGAGGGCTGCGTGCGATCTTGGAGGCTGCGGGAAGGAAGTAAAACAAGAGACTCTTGTGTGCTGCATTCAGTTTGAACCCCCAGGTAATTCACCATCTTACAAAAAGACAATCGCTGATTTGTTTGCAGGGGCTTGTATTTTACTTACCTGCACAATCACTTAAAAGAGGTTAATGTTGTTAGCAGTAAATTGTGCAAGTTCAGTGTGATGAACAGGATTTAGTACTTTCTGAGGAGCTAAGGTTCAGACGTGACacggacaaaaaaaaaaggtgaaatgtaaataaaaatgtcaaattcatTTGTGTCTTCCTGAAAAATACTCACAAACCTCCAAAGAATCCCTGGTCATTGTCAAAAAGCATGGTTTCTAAGGGAAGCGACTCCATCTGCTCTTCCTGTCCCAAGCCAACCAAAGACCTTTGGAAAGcaaaacactgtcagtgtggacagacaggtgagcaggctgtgagtgtgtttcccTGCTGCAACAAGGACTTGAAACATTAGCAGTCACCTTGAAAGGTCCTGTAAGAAGTGCTTGATAGGATGGGAAAAGATCATGCAAATGAACGCACAGTGCCTTGTGCCATGTGAGTCTCGGTCAATCACAGTCCTTTTCTTATTGCAAACCATCCCATACTCACTGGACTTTGGACATCTGCTGGTCTGCCCAGTCCATCCAAGCAGTGGCATTCAGGTAAGATGCTCTCAACTCTTTCCAAATGCGAAGCAAGCTGAAACACCAcgattattgattaattataGTCAGAAACACTAGACACCTTCAGGGATGCACTAGTTTTACTATAATGTTTCTACACTATGGACTTTGATGCATATGACTGAAATGAAGGCCATTAATTAAAAAATTCTTCCAGCTTTAGGTACGAAGTCCATCTGCAACGCACTGACGTACATAATGGGCACGGACCCTACCGTGTGCTCGCGTGGTAGCGCTGCGCCGCCGTGGAGCCGCTCCACCTGGAGATGAAGTACTGCGCGGGCACAGCGGAGAGCAGCAGCACGAGCTGCAGCACGGCTGTGGCCGACAGCTGAGGCATGAGCGCGCGCCAGTCACCTGCAGACGGAGAGGCGCGTCAGGTGGAGGAGCCAGAACTCAACCAGTGAAAAGTCGATGTGTGAGGTTTGTGACAGAAATCACACCGAGTGGGCTTCttctgtgaacacacacttctCGACAGTGAGTGTAGTGGTTTTATTTGCTGGCATGAAGTCAATATGGTTCAACTTCAGGAAGTAAAACGTGCATATAAACAACATATGGCGCCACAGAAACTGTAGCAACAATGCAAGTTAAACTACTTGCTGTCAAAGCTCGTTAATATTAGTAATTATGACTCTTACCTTGTGTTAAAGTCCAAACTCTTTTCTCCAACTATCCGCAAAACATTGCGTCCCAGAGTCTGTTTGCGCCTGAGCACCAGAGCCGTGTGACGCGGTttcacttctgttttatttacataaacCACACGCGCGTCCatgccgccgccgccacctgTGTATTTACATGTTCCGTGGAGTCACGTCAAACGGGCCGCCTGCCCAATCGTCGCAGCCCACGGAGGACCTGACGGGCCTTTAGCGGTGCGCCACGTCAGGACGACCTGAATCCGTCCGCTCCGGGCGCGCAGTAGCTTTTTCACGCAGTTACACTGTGGCAACGCAGAGTGGGAGAGTGGTCCATCCGTTCAGCATGACCGTGATCCTCCCCGtcatattatttttaatagGCTGTGTTGtagttgtgtatttttatttattttacttttgagaACAAACAACtaaggcagaaaaacaaatgcttttattttgaaagtgactCCACATACTGAAACTAATTTGTAAGACTTTTTGTTCatggcattaaaaaaacaggaatgaagAGTGGatatggaaacacaactgtttATTTACTTAAAATATTGGTATGAACTAACAGGACAGCAGTACTCCCCTACACATACATTCTAGCCTTATGCTTCTTTTTTGCATTAATTCCTTTATATATAAAAAGTATCCAAACTAACAAAGACATCCTCATCGATCAGTTCACGTTAAACAGACCCCCTTCCCGTTCTGTTCTTTCCCATCCCGCGACCACTTAAAACATCCCAAAATGCTTCCTAGTGGCTCACATGCAGCCACCTCTCCagttctcgctctctctctctcatactctcacacactctcacagacacacacacacacactgtgacctTTAACCTCTGACCAAACGCTGTGATGCCCAGTCAGAGGCCACGACCGGCACAACTCTGCCACACTTTAGCACAGGCCCGTGGTAAATGTATGTGTACATGAGCTCCGTAATGCAGTGCAGGTTCCCGTAAGGTGAGAGGGCTGATCTGAACTGCTCAGACAGTGATTCAGAATATGTCAATGTCAATCAACTTAAATCTGAAAACCTAATGAGGTCCGTGCTCTGAAGCACTGGGGGCGCTGTGGCCGATGTGAAATAAGagggaatgaatgaataaaatcagTCCTTGCTTATAAACCACCAGTGACTTGCTTTTAAGGCCCCTTTGAAGTGATTAGTTGTACGTTATTACTGACACGGTTCAGGTAACCTGACCAGCAACACTGAATCAGCTCTTTTATTTGACCGGTTTGATAAATACAGGTAGCATGGGTGATCTGATGAGGAggtggaaacagcagaacaaagaaGTTTGATGTCTGCTTTGATATGACTTCTGCATTTCCACTTTTCAATGGGAAATCAGAGGGGGTATAATGCACATCCCAGCCCATCCCTTTATTATTGGGGATATAATGGCTGCTGTGTAGTACGCCAAAGGCAAGGTTAGCCACCAGCCGTTCCTGATTGATACGTCCACACCAAAATccagcaattttttttaaagccgtGAGCTCATACCCTACGGTTTGAGAAGCCTGGCCCTAAAATGTTGTTTCCACACTCTACGCATGATAATCTGTGCATATATGTAAATATGATTATTtgtgattgaaaaaaaaaatccaaaaccgTTATGTGCCTATGAAGAGTTTCTTTGCACACAAAGTGCATAGTTTTGTGGGCAAAGATCATCAGCTTCCTATGGAAACCCAGCAATATTAATGATTTTCAGGCCAACAGTCAGTCGTGGAGGAAGGTGTCCGTGTTTTAGGCTGTCTCAATCTGGAATAAAACTCTTCATatacacaatataaacaaaTCTTTTGTGACGTAAATATAAGCcagactgactgaaaaaaaaaactaaagataTTAACTGTATCCTGAAGTAAGTGTGAGGAGTATAAAACACCTTTCTAACTCCACAGATCTAACCAATGAAATGCTGGCAGGGACACGCAGACGTCATGTGACACACGAGCTCGACACGCCCagagacaggaaataaacacattcaaaagCCATGTTCTAAAACTTCAGTGCCCAAAGACAGAATTTGGCATTGACAGAcccacaacaaaaaaaacaaaacaatgataAACGATTGAGATACATGTTCAATAATATGTGAGAAGAAAGACCTATGAAATGAGCCAGGTGGATACAGATGCTACCGTCCAGCTCAAACCTACAACTCAAGTGGCTGATTTTGGCATCCAGTTGCTCTGTGCTGGGGTGAAAACAGAAACGTGGGAGAAGTCGTTGTAGACCCGGTCCATTAGTTGTGTgtacagacagagagtgacacagtatgtttgtttcagtctgttcCCTCGTCCATAAGCCCTCCGTACAAGCCCGTCAGGTCCAAACCCGTCCCCGAAGTCCAGTTCTCTGAACCCAGCGACaggacatgaaatgaaaagaagcgCGAAAAAGGCCCCAAAAGCAGAAACCGAGGATTCAACATGCCAGAATAGCGAAGGCACACAATCAGAAAGATGAATGCAAGACTTGTCGCTCTCTCGTCCGAATTCAATCCGATCCAGTTTGGTCTGGCTTGATCCCGTTCGCTCCAGGTGTGAGAAGGTGCTAGAACATGCGAGacaaagtgtgtgcatgtgtgtgcgtgtgtgtggtcacCATAGAAACAtatcaacatttaaaaagtcaattttTATATGGTAAcaattttaaaatacacagggTTACTCCTTACGACTGCATTGATAACCGGTCTGTGGTAAGTGCATCTCAAAGCTAGTCACCCAAAGCTCCACTGGCTGTACCTTCGGTATAAACTGACAATAGGTTGGTTATAGGATAATATATTGACATGAATAATGGTTTTACAACAACAGTAAAGTCTTTTTTCAACTGctataaatacatttctttgaGAGGTTTCACAACGATCAAACTGTATGCCACTGTTTGTACGCTGAAAGAGAATGACACACTCAGCTGtgttataaaaacacacacgctcctTC
This region includes:
- the si:dkey-261l7.2 gene encoding si:dkey-261l7.2 isoform X2; translation: MPQLSATAVLQLVLLLSAVPAQYFISRWSGSTAAQRYHASTRLLRIWKELRASYLNATAWMDWADQQMSKVQSLVGLGQEEQMESLPLETMLFDNDQGFFGASKIARSPRPPYVFLRVGEVVKERNNNMIGVVVSWDPEMRAPPEWINRVYSSSEDTKAEKTPHYKVLFSGPGPSSLLVGYLPQTQLERITGMRIFPPWRITSHTSTGSGSSCSPGSESSTLTTRWKTTQL
- the si:dkey-261l7.2 gene encoding si:dkey-261l7.2 isoform X1, producing the protein MPQLSATAVLQLVLLLSAVPAQYFISRWSGSTAAQRYHASTRLLRIWKELRASYLNATAWMDWADQQMSKVQSLVGLGQEEQMESLPLETMLFDNDQGFFGASKIARSPRPPYVFLRVGEVVKERNNNMIGVVVSWDPEMRAPPEWINRVYSSSEDTKAEKTPHYKVLFSGPGPSSLLVGYLPQTQLERITGMRPDIPTLENYFTHFDGERFVMQPWLRELYPDDAMEDDSAVTRFL